A genome region from Candidatus Protochlamydia phocaeensis includes the following:
- a CDS encoding prohibitin family protein, protein MKNFNYTVVAAAVAILVFLTYTFAFVMIPPGYVGVVVNMFGTDKGVEEQELHVGAHFIAPWKVVYKFPSFEQNHLWDGEKKFTFQTSEGLAVEADVGVTYHLRHDKIHILFAKYRRGMDEITDVFIRNFTRDAINKCASKLRIEDLYGPAKEKFFDDIQSLVRHDLQDLGIIIERIYLVGNLHFPDSVVKALNAKIEAVQRAQQRENELRESEAEAKKQMAKAHGEAESALIRARAQAESNQIISLSLTPELIQWQAVQKWNGQLPAALGNHGMMLPFMPDAQPKK, encoded by the coding sequence ATGAAAAATTTTAATTACACTGTCGTAGCGGCTGCTGTAGCCATCTTAGTGTTTTTGACTTATACCTTTGCATTTGTCATGATTCCGCCTGGCTATGTAGGCGTAGTTGTCAATATGTTTGGAACGGATAAGGGCGTAGAAGAGCAAGAGCTGCATGTGGGCGCCCATTTTATTGCACCTTGGAAAGTTGTCTATAAATTTCCCAGCTTTGAGCAGAACCATTTATGGGATGGAGAGAAGAAGTTTACCTTCCAAACGTCTGAGGGATTGGCAGTAGAGGCGGATGTAGGAGTGACCTATCATCTGCGCCATGACAAGATCCATATTTTATTTGCAAAATATCGTCGGGGCATGGATGAAATCACGGATGTTTTTATTCGCAATTTTACCCGGGATGCCATTAATAAATGCGCTTCGAAATTAAGGATCGAAGACCTGTATGGCCCAGCTAAAGAGAAATTTTTCGATGACATTCAATCTTTAGTGCGGCATGACTTGCAAGACTTGGGCATTATCATTGAACGCATTTATTTAGTGGGAAATCTCCACTTTCCAGATAGCGTTGTCAAAGCTTTAAATGCCAAGATCGAAGCGGTCCAACGCGCACAGCAAAGGGAGAATGAGCTGCGCGAATCTGAAGCCGAAGCAAAAAAGCAAATGGCCAAGGCGCATGGGGAAGCGGAAAGTGCCCTGATCCGCGCAAGGGCGCAAGCGGAGTCCAATCAAATCATTTCCCTGTCCTTAACGCCGGAATTGATCCAATGGCAGGCTGTTCAAAAATGGAATGGACAACTTCCAGCCGCATTGGGAAATCATGGCATGATGTTGCCATTTATGCCTGATGCCCAGCCTAAAAAGTAA
- a CDS encoding ABC transporter permease, translated as MLHSLRLYFKLFGSSFKSQMQHRASFFMLAIAHFISTFVDIFGIWVLFARFKVIQGWTLEELALIYGIMHMGFAAAEAIARGFDTFSTLIKQGDFDRLLLRPTGTLFQVATREFQLMRIGRFFQGLAVLLWGCHQLHLPFLSLSSLILSLALIGTTCLFYGLFIIQATLCFWTTETLEIMNITTYGGLESGQYPMSIYHPSFRLFFTFVIPLACVAYYPLAVMLKHEALPLWTGMLLPLAGVAFLGLSCQLWKIGVSRYQSTGN; from the coding sequence ATGCTTCACTCGCTTCGCCTCTATTTTAAATTGTTTGGATCGTCTTTTAAGTCGCAAATGCAGCATCGCGCCTCTTTTTTCATGTTGGCCATTGCCCATTTTATTTCCACTTTCGTTGATATTTTTGGCATATGGGTCCTTTTTGCCCGCTTTAAAGTTATTCAAGGATGGACGCTAGAGGAGCTGGCTCTAATCTACGGCATTATGCATATGGGATTTGCAGCAGCGGAAGCCATTGCCAGGGGATTTGATACTTTCAGTACGCTTATCAAGCAAGGAGATTTTGACCGCCTATTGCTAAGACCTACGGGAACGCTTTTTCAAGTCGCCACGCGCGAATTCCAGCTGATGCGCATCGGGCGCTTCTTCCAAGGACTGGCCGTCCTCTTGTGGGGATGCCATCAGCTTCATCTGCCTTTCCTCTCTCTTTCTTCTCTTATCCTGTCTCTCGCCCTTATTGGAACAACCTGCCTTTTTTATGGACTGTTCATCATTCAGGCAACGCTTTGCTTTTGGACGACAGAGACATTGGAAATCATGAATATCACCACTTATGGCGGGCTTGAATCCGGACAATATCCCATGAGCATTTATCATCCCTCTTTCCGGCTGTTTTTTACTTTCGTTATTCCGCTTGCTTGTGTAGCTTACTATCCCCTTGCCGTGATGCTGAAGCATGAAGCGCTTCCCTTATGGACCGGCATGCTACTTCCGCTGGCCGGTGTGGCTTTTCTTGGCTTGTCTTGCCAGCTCTGGAAAATCGGCGTCAGCCGCTATCAATCGACAGGAAATTAA
- a CDS encoding ABC transporter permease — protein MKAYLAIFKCRLSALFQYRLAAFAGLSTQIFWGFVKMMILQAFYAHALSPPPISLPQAITFVWLGQALLQLLPWNIDREIEAQVRTGNVAYELVRPIDVYGLWFVRSLALRFIPTLMRSLPLFLVAGLFFGLSMPASASAGIFFSLSLFCSMLLSAAMTTLVVISLFWTISGEGILRLLPHLTMILSGMVVPLPLFPDWMQPFLSIQPFRGIIDIPVRLYTGIIPPAEGLFYLGFQLAWFAFFVVLGRALMHQAMKRIIIQGG, from the coding sequence ATGAAGGCTTATTTGGCCATTTTTAAATGCCGGCTATCCGCTTTATTTCAATATCGCTTGGCAGCTTTTGCCGGCCTTAGCACCCAAATTTTCTGGGGGTTCGTCAAAATGATGATCCTGCAAGCTTTTTATGCGCATGCGCTCTCCCCTCCCCCTATTTCTCTTCCTCAAGCCATTACTTTTGTCTGGCTTGGACAAGCCCTTCTTCAATTGCTGCCTTGGAACATCGATAGGGAAATTGAAGCTCAAGTCAGGACGGGCAATGTAGCCTATGAATTAGTCCGACCGATTGATGTATATGGACTGTGGTTTGTTAGATCCTTGGCCTTGCGGTTTATTCCCACTCTCATGCGCAGTTTGCCATTGTTTCTCGTTGCTGGACTATTTTTCGGCCTTTCCATGCCAGCTTCAGCGTCAGCCGGTATTTTTTTTAGCTTGTCATTGTTTTGCTCGATGCTATTGTCCGCTGCCATGACCACCCTTGTGGTGATCAGCTTATTTTGGACTATATCCGGCGAGGGCATCCTGCGTTTGCTGCCTCATTTGACGATGATCCTTTCCGGTATGGTCGTGCCATTGCCCTTATTTCCCGATTGGATGCAGCCATTCTTAAGCATTCAGCCTTTTAGAGGCATTATCGATATTCCCGTCAGGCTCTATACAGGGATCATTCCTCCTGCTGAAGGACTTTTCTATCTAGGCTTCCAGCTCGCTTGGTTTGCTTTCTTTGTTGTATTGGGCAGAGCCCTCATGCATCAGGCCATGAAACGCATTATCATTCAAGGGGGATAA
- a CDS encoding ABC transporter ATP-binding protein, which translates to MSIIAVEALWKEFYIPKRKKGFLGNFASLFSREYIVKTALDRISFTIEEGELVGYIGPNGAGKSTTVKILSGILVPNGGSVKVMGKTPWDYRIETVSQLGVVFGQRTQLWWDLPVIESFELLRDIYRVPADVYRKTLESLTDTLELSKLCHIPVRQLSLGQRMRCDIAASLLHSPKILFLDEPTIGLDAVSKLAVRDFIRHLNKERQVTIMLTTHDMDDIESLCNRVLILNEGRLFLDGSLEALRQKLLPERRLIVDLLHEHETIRDPQAAFFKQEGHRVWLSFNPVETSTPELIRRITASHAIRDLYIENPPIEEIIAKLYRDVNL; encoded by the coding sequence ATGAGTATTATAGCTGTTGAAGCTCTTTGGAAAGAGTTTTATATTCCCAAACGTAAAAAAGGCTTTTTAGGCAATTTCGCTTCTTTATTTTCTCGCGAGTACATTGTCAAAACAGCTTTAGACCGCATTTCTTTTACTATTGAAGAAGGCGAACTCGTCGGCTATATCGGTCCTAACGGAGCCGGTAAAAGCACAACCGTGAAGATTCTGTCCGGCATTTTAGTTCCAAATGGCGGCAGCGTCAAAGTCATGGGAAAAACGCCGTGGGATTATCGGATTGAGACTGTCAGTCAATTGGGAGTTGTTTTTGGCCAGCGCACCCAGCTATGGTGGGACCTACCCGTCATTGAGTCGTTTGAACTGCTGCGGGATATTTATCGCGTCCCGGCAGATGTCTATCGCAAAACGCTGGAGTCTCTGACCGACACCTTAGAACTTTCTAAACTTTGCCACATTCCCGTCCGCCAACTTAGCTTAGGCCAGCGCATGCGCTGCGATATTGCCGCTTCACTGCTGCATTCACCGAAGATTCTATTTTTGGATGAGCCTACCATTGGACTAGATGCAGTCAGCAAGCTGGCCGTGCGCGACTTTATCCGCCACCTGAACAAGGAACGACAAGTCACCATCATGCTGACCACGCATGACATGGATGACATCGAGTCCTTGTGCAATCGCGTGCTGATTTTAAATGAAGGCCGCCTGTTTCTGGACGGTTCACTGGAAGCCTTGCGCCAAAAGCTTCTTCCGGAACGCCGCCTGATTGTCGATCTGCTCCATGAGCATGAGACCATCCGAGACCCGCAAGCCGCTTTCTTTAAACAAGAAGGCCACCGTGTCTGGCTCAGCTTTAATCCCGTTGAAACGTCTACGCCAGAACTCATTAGGCGCATTACAGCCAGCCATGCCATTCGCGATCTCTATATTGAAAATCCGCCGATTGAAGAGATTATCGCCAAACTTTATCGGGATGTCAATCTATGA
- a CDS encoding bacteriophage holin, whose translation MLYPVRLGIAGGIVWGVSLFLFTILSLYSGYAEQFLNLMANIYPGYEISWPGAFIGLLYGFADVFIGLALIAWLYNKMKIHV comes from the coding sequence ATGTTATACCCTGTTCGCTTAGGAATTGCCGGGGGAATCGTTTGGGGAGTATCCCTCTTTTTATTCACAATCCTCTCTCTTTATTCGGGATATGCAGAGCAGTTCTTAAATTTGATGGCCAATATCTATCCAGGCTATGAGATTTCTTGGCCAGGGGCTTTTATTGGACTTCTATATGGATTTGCCGATGTCTTCATTGGTCTTGCCCTTATTGCGTGGCTTTACAATAAGATGAAGATTCACGTTTAA
- the argH gene encoding argininosuccinate lyase, protein MKLWDKGYQLDEAVEAFMTGDDPLLDIALLPYDCLGSMAHASMLAKIGILTTEECHQLLQGLSHILSLAKKGLFTIKQTDEDVHTAVENYLVESLGNLGKKLHTARSRNDQVLLDMRLYMRDQILQTMEALASLSQVLIRFADENHAVPIPGRTHFQHAMPSSLGLWAGAFTESLLDDGELLKSAFDLINQSPLGSAASYGVSLPIDRQYCAELLGFRCVQNNVLYANNSRGKFEAIVLHALAQIMNDLSKLATDIIIFSAPEFGYLKLPEKFCPGSSLMPQKRNPCPLELIRAKSATVQGLLFQTLEIIRSLPSGYNRDFQETKRPLMQGFDMTLASLHVFLKVFEGIQIDQDACLKAFTPELFATDQVLQLAKNGVPFRDAYRQVAQSLESVSQADPVTNILSKIHQGATGNLGLEQSRFKADGYINWIQHHQSNWDALFKKLIPS, encoded by the coding sequence ATGAAATTGTGGGATAAGGGATATCAACTTGATGAAGCCGTCGAAGCCTTTATGACAGGGGATGATCCCCTTTTAGATATCGCCCTTTTGCCTTATGATTGCCTTGGAAGCATGGCCCATGCCAGCATGTTGGCTAAAATTGGCATTTTGACAACCGAGGAATGCCATCAGCTGCTTCAAGGCCTCAGCCATATTCTTTCTCTTGCTAAAAAGGGCTTATTTACAATTAAACAGACAGACGAGGATGTGCATACGGCTGTCGAAAACTATTTGGTGGAATCGCTTGGGAATTTAGGTAAAAAGCTCCATACTGCCCGATCGCGAAATGATCAAGTCCTGCTTGATATGCGGTTGTATATGAGAGATCAGATTTTGCAAACAATGGAAGCCCTTGCGTCCCTTAGCCAAGTCTTGATTCGCTTTGCCGATGAAAACCATGCTGTGCCTATTCCTGGCCGGACGCACTTTCAACATGCCATGCCCTCTTCTTTAGGGCTTTGGGCCGGAGCTTTTACTGAATCTTTGCTAGACGATGGGGAACTCCTTAAAAGCGCGTTCGACTTGATCAATCAAAGTCCACTGGGATCAGCGGCCAGTTATGGCGTCTCGCTGCCCATCGACCGCCAGTATTGCGCTGAACTGCTTGGATTTCGATGCGTGCAAAACAATGTGCTTTACGCCAATAACAGCCGCGGCAAATTTGAGGCGATTGTCCTACATGCCTTGGCGCAAATCATGAATGATTTAAGTAAACTGGCTACAGATATCATTATCTTTAGCGCGCCTGAATTCGGCTACCTGAAATTGCCCGAAAAATTCTGTCCGGGAAGCAGCTTAATGCCCCAAAAGCGCAATCCCTGTCCCTTAGAGCTAATCCGGGCTAAATCGGCAACGGTTCAAGGGCTTTTATTTCAAACGCTTGAAATCATTCGATCGCTTCCTTCCGGTTACAATCGGGATTTTCAAGAAACCAAGCGGCCGCTCATGCAAGGATTTGATATGACTCTCGCCTCATTGCATGTATTCCTTAAAGTCTTTGAAGGCATTCAAATCGATCAGGATGCTTGCCTAAAGGCTTTTACTCCTGAGCTATTTGCCACAGACCAAGTCTTGCAGCTCGCTAAGAATGGCGTTCCTTTCCGCGACGCTTATCGCCAAGTGGCTCAAAGCTTAGAGTCCGTTTCTCAAGCAGATCCGGTTACGAATATTCTTTCAAAGATTCATCAAGGAGCTACAGGCAATTTAGGCCTCGAACAAAGCCGTTTTAAAGCCGATGGCTATATCAATTGGATACAACATCATCAATCTAATTGGGATGCGCTTTTTAAAAAATTAATTCCTTCTTAA
- a CDS encoding argininosuccinate synthase, whose product MFLAPILEKIKQTPVTKGQKVAVAFSGGLDSSLAIALLRHIYEAKEIIPITIDVGQGEEEMQDMHAKAAILGITPFIIDAKEEFSQQWLSKAIQANSDYNGYPVSTSMTRQLVAKLVALKAKELECDAILEGSTGKGNDQYRMHNVFKLFAPELDILVPVRDFNLTRLEEQILCKHWNIPISEQIVGGDDKTLWCRSIASGAVDLNQPIPDHVWMWKRPISHASDEGIAVEIEFAQGIPIALNGESLPLDGIIASLNQLAGQQGIGLIDMFEDGIMDLKSREVYEAPAAHVILKLHRDLEQQCLTKDEIQFKKIVDAQWAYLVYHGLWFSPLKQALDAFIAQTQQVLGGKIRAKLYKGNIEILHRESKYSLFAPDVRSIKSASFDQRWCAHAAKIKGLPCEILAKRQEKLSKEGCYEIVG is encoded by the coding sequence ATGTTTTTAGCGCCTATTTTAGAAAAAATTAAGCAAACGCCCGTGACGAAAGGGCAAAAAGTTGCAGTTGCGTTTTCCGGAGGATTGGATTCTTCCTTAGCCATCGCCCTCTTGCGCCATATTTATGAAGCCAAAGAGATCATTCCCATTACCATTGATGTCGGACAGGGCGAAGAGGAAATGCAGGACATGCATGCCAAGGCGGCCATTCTAGGCATCACCCCTTTTATTATCGATGCTAAGGAAGAATTTTCTCAGCAATGGCTGTCAAAAGCGATTCAGGCAAATTCCGATTATAATGGCTATCCTGTCTCCACTTCTATGACTAGGCAGCTTGTCGCCAAACTGGTTGCCCTTAAAGCCAAAGAGTTGGAATGCGACGCCATTTTAGAAGGATCGACAGGAAAAGGCAACGATCAATACCGCATGCACAATGTCTTCAAATTATTCGCGCCTGAATTGGATATTTTGGTCCCTGTACGCGATTTCAATCTCACGCGTTTAGAAGAGCAAATCCTTTGCAAACACTGGAATATTCCCATCAGCGAGCAAATTGTCGGAGGAGATGATAAAACGCTATGGTGCCGTTCAATTGCCTCCGGAGCCGTTGATCTCAATCAACCTATCCCTGATCATGTTTGGATGTGGAAAAGGCCTATTTCTCACGCATCCGATGAAGGAATTGCTGTGGAAATTGAATTTGCTCAAGGCATCCCCATTGCGCTTAATGGGGAAAGCCTTCCTTTGGATGGCATCATTGCCTCGCTTAATCAGCTAGCCGGCCAACAGGGCATTGGCCTGATCGACATGTTTGAAGATGGCATCATGGACTTGAAAAGCCGGGAGGTTTACGAAGCGCCTGCCGCCCATGTAATCTTAAAGCTTCATCGCGATTTAGAGCAGCAATGCTTGACCAAGGATGAAATTCAATTTAAAAAAATCGTCGATGCGCAATGGGCTTATTTAGTTTATCATGGCCTATGGTTTTCTCCCTTAAAACAAGCATTGGATGCTTTTATCGCGCAAACCCAACAAGTCTTAGGCGGAAAAATCCGCGCTAAGCTATATAAAGGAAATATTGAAATTCTGCATCGCGAGTCGAAATATTCGCTTTTTGCTCCTGACGTTCGCTCCATCAAAAGCGCTTCGTTTGATCAAAGATGGTGCGCCCATGCAGCAAAAATTAAAGGCCTGCCCTGCGAAATCCTAGCCAAGCGACAAGAAAAACTCTCAAAGGAGGGCTGCTATGAAATTGTGGGATAA
- a CDS encoding argininosuccinate synthase: MKKVILAYSGGLDTSIILKWLLEQGLEVICFLANVGQKEDFALAKEKALKLGASRVYIEDLRQEFVEGYIFQALKANAMYEGRYLLGTSLSRPLIAKKQVEIAKKEQTTLLAHGATGKGNDQVRFEMTYLTLMPNAEIISPWKDLAFLSQFKGRTDMIAYAQTHGIPITSTLQKPYSMDENLMHTSYEGGVLEDPSIEPPEDMFQQTASLKSAPDEEEVIAIEFAKGVPISVTNLSNDTCVKESAVAIFTYLNALCGKHGIGRIDIVENRFVGMKSRGVYETPAGSVLWKAHLDLEPLVLDREVFLLKEMWMPKIAQLIYNGFWFSPEMEFLMAAIEKSQERVEGKVYLKLYKGNAVVLKRESPQSLYDQKIASMDQLGGYDQTDAKGFIKLNALRLKAYNSLNKGI, from the coding sequence ATGAAAAAAGTTATTTTAGCTTACAGCGGAGGATTGGATACCTCCATCATTTTAAAATGGTTATTAGAGCAAGGATTGGAAGTCATTTGCTTTTTAGCCAACGTCGGACAAAAAGAAGATTTTGCCCTTGCCAAAGAAAAAGCCCTTAAGTTGGGAGCCAGCCGCGTTTATATTGAAGATTTACGCCAGGAATTTGTCGAAGGCTATATTTTCCAGGCGCTTAAGGCTAATGCCATGTACGAGGGAAGATACTTACTCGGCACTTCTCTTTCCCGCCCGCTCATCGCAAAAAAGCAAGTGGAAATCGCCAAAAAGGAGCAGACGACGCTTCTGGCACACGGAGCGACAGGCAAAGGCAATGATCAAGTCCGGTTTGAAATGACTTATCTTACCTTAATGCCAAATGCCGAGATCATCAGCCCTTGGAAAGATCTTGCTTTTTTAAGCCAGTTCAAGGGACGGACAGATATGATCGCCTATGCCCAAACCCATGGCATTCCCATTACCTCCACGCTGCAAAAACCGTACAGCATGGACGAAAATCTGATGCATACCAGCTATGAAGGAGGCGTTTTAGAGGATCCTTCAATCGAACCTCCAGAAGACATGTTCCAACAAACGGCATCCTTAAAATCGGCACCGGATGAAGAAGAAGTCATTGCCATTGAATTTGCCAAAGGCGTGCCTATTTCTGTTACCAATCTATCTAATGATACGTGTGTAAAAGAATCTGCTGTCGCTATTTTTACCTATTTGAACGCACTATGCGGAAAGCATGGAATTGGACGGATCGACATTGTCGAGAATCGATTTGTCGGCATGAAGTCCAGAGGCGTTTATGAAACGCCCGCCGGCTCTGTCTTATGGAAAGCCCATCTTGACCTTGAGCCATTGGTGCTGGACAGAGAAGTCTTCCTTCTCAAAGAGATGTGGATGCCAAAGATTGCCCAGCTCATTTACAACGGATTTTGGTTCAGCCCTGAAATGGAATTTCTAATGGCGGCCATTGAAAAAAGCCAAGAGCGCGTCGAAGGCAAAGTCTATCTTAAGCTGTATAAAGGCAACGCCGTTGTTCTCAAGCGTGAATCGCCTCAATCGCTTTACGACCAAAAAATTGCCAGCATGGATCAGCTGGGAGGGTACGACCAAACTGACGCCAAAGGATTTATCAAACTTAATGCCTTGCGGCTCAAAGCGTATAATAGCTTAAATAAAGGAATTTGA
- a CDS encoding amino acid ABC transporter ATP-binding protein: MISAKDIKWQYKKELPPILKNVSFQLRAGRITTFMGQSGAGKTTLLKCMANLHSHYEGTLICDGQELRLLNPAERASTVGFVLQQFHLFPHLNVLGNCTYALQKAMGMEKNDAEERAREALKMLDIHSYAHVFPSQLSGGQQQRVAIARALVLRPKILLLDEPTSALDPESKKSLETLLLDLNAKGFTIALSSHDMPFIRKIMDYVYFMENGEIVEEWDSKKEELQNKQRIKQFLLHV; encoded by the coding sequence ATGATCTCGGCAAAAGATATTAAATGGCAGTACAAAAAGGAATTGCCTCCCATCCTAAAGAACGTGTCTTTTCAGTTGCGTGCAGGGCGCATCACCACTTTCATGGGACAAAGCGGGGCCGGAAAAACGACGCTCTTGAAATGTATGGCCAATTTGCACTCCCACTACGAGGGAACCCTGATATGCGATGGACAGGAACTCAGGCTCTTAAATCCGGCCGAGAGAGCCTCTACCGTCGGATTTGTCTTGCAACAGTTCCACCTATTCCCTCATCTCAACGTGTTGGGAAATTGCACTTACGCCTTGCAAAAGGCGATGGGAATGGAAAAGAACGACGCAGAGGAAAGAGCTAGGGAAGCGCTAAAAATGCTGGATATTCATTCCTATGCGCATGTTTTTCCGTCTCAGCTATCGGGCGGACAGCAGCAAAGGGTTGCCATTGCAAGGGCCTTAGTCTTACGCCCGAAGATTCTGCTATTAGATGAGCCCACTTCAGCCTTAGACCCGGAAAGTAAAAAGAGCTTGGAAACCCTGCTTTTAGATTTAAACGCAAAAGGCTTTACCATCGCCCTCTCCAGCCACGATATGCCTTTCATTAGAAAAATCATGGACTATGTCTATTTCATGGAGAATGGGGAAATCGTCGAAGAATGGGACTCAAAGAAAGAAGAGCTGCAAAACAAACAGCGCATTAAGCAATTTTTACTACACGTTTAG
- a CDS encoding amino acid ABC transporter permease produces the protein MLDDSSLLIKSLPLLLKGLLTTIQLSLVSISIGLCGGILLGILNCRKLNLPLLSYGISSFVWVIRGTPLFVQVLIAYYALPELVGVSLSPFLAGVIALGLNSTAYVSEIVRGGINALPDGQWEAAYVLGLTRWQTLKGIILPQMIRVTLPSLTNELTALVKETSILMVIGVAELTKISKDIVARELDPMTIYLAAAAFYLILTSLLSVLAKMTQKRWSA, from the coding sequence ATGTTAGACGATTCGTCTCTCTTAATTAAATCGCTTCCCCTTTTATTGAAGGGCTTGCTAACGACCATTCAATTATCCCTGGTTTCCATTAGCATTGGCTTATGCGGCGGGATTTTGCTAGGTATTCTGAATTGCCGCAAATTAAATCTGCCGCTGCTGTCCTATGGAATAAGCAGCTTTGTCTGGGTCATTAGAGGCACGCCTCTCTTTGTCCAAGTGCTGATCGCGTACTATGCCTTGCCGGAATTAGTGGGGGTATCGCTCTCTCCTTTCTTGGCAGGCGTCATTGCCCTTGGGCTAAATTCAACGGCCTACGTATCCGAAATAGTCAGAGGCGGCATTAATGCCTTGCCGGACGGTCAATGGGAAGCCGCCTATGTCCTAGGGCTCACACGTTGGCAAACATTAAAAGGAATCATCCTTCCTCAGATGATTCGTGTAACGCTTCCCAGCTTAACTAACGAGCTTACTGCCTTAGTGAAGGAAACAAGTATCCTCATGGTCATCGGAGTGGCGGAGCTGACGAAAATCAGTAAAGACATCGTCGCCCGAGAGCTTGATCCTATGACCATTTATTTAGCGGCAGCCGCTTTTTACCTCATCCTGACAAGCCTGCTGTCGGTTTTAGCAAAAATGACTCAAAAGAGGTGGTCAGCATGA
- a CDS encoding transporter substrate-binding domain-containing protein yields MSTQFKKYFILFSATFILIGLMALISSCSKEQPNTHTLTVGLQSGYPPFEFMDAQGNIIGFDLDIAEKIAAQLGKTLVVKDMEFEGEILSLKQGKIDLIISGMNITPSRLKEIHMVPYHGEAADSLSLIFWNEIPAGIHSLKDLAAIPNAIVSVESGAIPEAFMNHYPQIQTKSFQGALAPLMDVKFGKSLANLVEPDVAEYLKQKHPEVRVLSIPLPKEESILGFGIGIKKGNEALTQQVEHVIQQLKASGELKQLEDKWFKGAE; encoded by the coding sequence ATGTCCACTCAATTTAAAAAATATTTTATATTATTTAGCGCCACTTTTATCCTAATTGGACTCATGGCTCTGATATCCTCTTGCTCTAAAGAGCAGCCTAATACACACACCTTGACCGTGGGATTGCAAAGCGGATACCCTCCGTTTGAATTTATGGATGCACAAGGCAATATCATCGGATTTGACCTTGATATCGCTGAGAAAATTGCTGCCCAATTAGGAAAAACACTTGTCGTAAAAGATATGGAGTTTGAAGGAGAGATCCTTTCCCTCAAACAAGGAAAAATTGATCTCATTATCAGCGGCATGAATATCACCCCAAGCCGACTGAAAGAAATCCACATGGTACCCTATCATGGCGAAGCTGCCGATTCTCTAAGCTTGATTTTTTGGAATGAGATCCCAGCAGGCATTCATTCGCTCAAAGATTTAGCCGCTATCCCCAACGCAATCGTAAGCGTCGAATCAGGAGCTATTCCGGAAGCGTTTATGAACCATTATCCTCAGATTCAAACCAAATCCTTTCAAGGCGCGCTCGCTCCTTTAATGGATGTCAAATTCGGCAAATCGCTGGCCAACCTCGTCGAACCGGATGTAGCCGAATACCTCAAGCAAAAACATCCGGAAGTCAGAGTACTATCCATTCCTCTACCTAAAGAAGAGAGCATTTTAGGCTTCGGAATTGGCATTAAAAAGGGCAACGAGGCCCTAACTCAGCAAGTTGAGCACGTCATTCAGCAGTTAAAAGCCTCGGGCGAGCTCAAGCAACTCGAAGACAAATGGTTCAAAGGAGCGGAATAA